The following are from one region of the Populus trichocarpa isolate Nisqually-1 chromosome 8, P.trichocarpa_v4.1, whole genome shotgun sequence genome:
- the LOC127905625 gene encoding calmodulin-like protein 5, with translation MGFEVRKYKPREPKLPVSQLTKEQLRAIFMESDINKDGVLSKKELKQAFGRLGAFIPAFRAARGLHHADANHDGVVDKDELDDLIKYAYRLGYKVT, from the exons ATGGGGTTTGAAGTCAGGAAATATAAACCACGCGAGCCTAAACTACCTGTTTCTCAGCTAACTAAAGAGCAGTTGAGGGCAATTTTCATGGAGTCCGATATCAACAAGGACGGTGTTCTCAGCAAGAAAGAGCTAAAGCAAGCCTTCGGTCGTCTGGGTGCATTTATCCCCGCCTTTAGAGCCGCCCGTGGGCTCCACCATGCCGATGCCAACCACGATGGGGTTGTAGACAAGGATGAGTTGGATGATCTCATCAAATATGCTTATCGTCTCGGGTACAAG GTTACTTAA
- the LOC7460656 gene encoding type II inositol polyphosphate 5-phosphatase 15 isoform X3, with protein sequence MVGDLWSGSEGGVIKIWPWEDLEKAFSFTAEERHMAALSVERSYIDIRNQVTMNGFSNVLNSDVRYLLSDNSRAKVWSAGFLSFALWDAHTRELLKMFNIDGQIERLDMLSGQDLTFEDDIKMKIVAGSKKEKMQTSFGFFQRSRNAIMGAADAVRRVAVKGGFGDDNRRTEAVIITTDGMIWTGCANGSLVQWDGNGNRLQDFQYHPVAVQCLCTFGLQIWVGYASGTVQVLDLEGNLVGGWVAHSSQVIKMAVGGGYVFTLANHGGIRGWNVMSPGPLDGILRSELAGKEFLYTRIENLKILAGTWNVAQGRASQDSLVSWLGSAAGDIGIVVVGLQEVEMGAGVLAMSAAKETVGLEGSSAGQWWLDMIGKTLDEGSTFERVGSRQLAGLLIAMWVRNNLKAHVGDVDAAAVPCGFGRAIGNKGAVGLRIRVYDRVMCFINCHFAAHLEAVNRRNADFDHVYRTMTFGRPSNFFNAAAAGTLSAVQNPLRPEGIPELSEADMVIFLGDFNYRLDGISYDEARDFVSQRSFDWLREKDQLRTEMGVGKVFQGMREAVIRFPPTYKFEKHQPGLAGYDSGEKKRIPAWCDRVLYRDSRSAHVSECCLDCPVVSLISQYDACMDVTDSDHKPVRCIFSVDIARVDESVRRQEFGDIMKSNEEIRYIIDELSKIPETIVSTNNIILPNQDTTILRITNKCGENDALFEIICEGQSIIDENGQASDHHPRGSYGFPQWLEVTPAAGIIKPGHIAEVSIHLEDFPTLEVFLDGVPQNSWCEDTRDKEAILVVKVRGTCNTNETRNHRIRVRHCCSSQTAQLDPRPNGSEQIQGNLLHRADYQHLSSSYDVVSHLRNLRSP encoded by the exons GGATGCACACACTAGGGAGTTGCTGAAAATGTTCAATATAGATGGTCAGATTGAAAGACTGGACATGTTGTCAGGACAGGACTTAACCTTTGAAGATGATATCAAGATGAAAATTGTTGCTGGttcaaagaaagagaaaatgcaAACTTCATTCGGTTTCTTTCAGCGTTCACGTAATGCTATAATGGGAGCAGCTGATGCTGTTCGTCGAGTTGCTGTAAAAGGTGGATTTGGAGATGATAATAGGAGAACAGAAGCGGTAATTATAACAACAGATGGAATGATTTGGACTGGGTGTGCAAATGGCTCGCTTGTGCAATGGGATGGAAATGGCAATCGTTTGCAAGATTTCCAGTATCATCCTGTTGCTGTTCAGTGCTTGTGTACATTTGGTTTGCAAATATGGGTTGGTTATGCAAGTGGCACTGTTCAGGTGTTAGACCTTGAGGGTAATCTGGTTGGAGGATGGGTGGCTCACAGCAGTCAAGTAATAAAAATGGCTGTTGGGGGTGGCTATGTTTTCACCCTGGCTAATCATGGCGGTATACGTGGATGGAATGTCATGTCTCCAGGACCCCTTGATGGCATACTGCGTTCAGAGTTAGCTGGAAAAGAATTTTTGTATACAAGGATagagaatttaaaaatattggctGGTACATGGAATGTAGCACAAGGAAGAGCTTCGCAAGACTCACTTGTGTCCTGGTTAGGTTCTGCTGCTGGGGACATTGGCATTGTTGTTGTTGGGTTGCAAGAAGTTGAGATGGGTGCTGGTGTTCTTGCAATGTCTGCAGCTAAGGAAACT GTTGGACTGGAGGGCAGTTCTGCTGGGCAGTGGTGGCTGGATATGATTGGCAAAACATTGGATGAAGGGTCAACATTTGAACGTGTTGGTTCTCGGCAGCTAGCAGGCTTGCTGATTGCTATGTG GGTTAGAAATAATCTTAAAGCTCATGTCGGGGATGTTGATGCTGCTGCAGTTCCATGTGGCTTTGGGCGTGCAATTGGTAATAAG GGTGCTGTTGGTTTGAGGATTAGGGTATATGATCGGGTAATGTGCTTCATTAATTGTCACTTTGCAGCACATTTAGAAGCGGTCAATCGTCGCAATGCTGATTTTGACCATGTATATCGGACAATGACCTTTGGCCGACCATCTAACTTCTTCAATGCTGCAGCCG CTGGCACTTTATCTGCAGTCCAAAATCCCTTGCGTCCAGAAGGAATACCCGAGTTATCAGAGGCAGACATGGTCATATTTCTTGGCGATTTTAATTATCGGCTTGATGGTATATCTTATGACGAAGCAAGGGATTTTGTGTCTCAGAGAAGCTTTGATTGGCTTAGAGAAAAGGACCAACTCCGAACAGAAATGGGAGTTGGAAAAGTGTTCCAAGGAATGCGCGAAGCAGTTATTAGATTTCCTCCCACATACAAGTTTGAAAAGCACCAACCTGGTTTAGCAG GGTATGATTCAGGTGAAAAGAAGCGCATCCCTGCCTGGTGTGACAGGGTACTATATCGTGATAGCCGGTCAGCCCATGTATCTGAATGCTGCTTAGACTGTCCTGTTGTTTCTTTGATATCCCA GTACGATGCTTGCATGGATGTAACCGACAGCGATCACAAGCCTGTTCGTTGCATATTCAGTGTTGATATTGCACGAGTTGATGAGTCAGTGAGGAGACAAGAGTTTGGAGACATTATGAAATCAAATGAGGAAATTAGATACATAATTGATGAACTAAGCAAGATTCCAGAAACTATTGTCAGCACAAACAACATAATCCTTCCAAACCAGGATACAACAATTTTGCGTATCACAAATAAATGTGGGGAAAATGATGCTTTGTTCGAAATTATTTGTGAAGGCCAGTCTATAATTGATGAGAATGGACAAGCATCAGATCATCATCCAAGAGGTTCCTATGGCTTTCCGCAATGGCTTGAG GTCACTCCAGCAGCTGGTATAATTAAACCAGGCCATATTGCCGAGGTGTCAATTCATCTTGAAGATTTCCCCACTTTGGAAGTTTTTCTTGATGGTGTCCCTCAAAATTCATGGTGTGAAGACACCAGAGACAAGGAAGCTATATTGGTGGTGAAAGTTCGTGGAACTTGCAACACAAATGAGACAAGAAACCACCGGATACGTGTGCGCCACTGCTGTTCATCGCAAACAGCACAACTTGACCCAAGACCGAATGGCTCGGAGCAAATCCAAGGAAATCTTCTTCACCGGGCTGATTACCAACATCTTAGCAGTTCCTATGATGTGGTCAGCCACCTGCGTAACTTGCGTAGTCCATAA